The following proteins are encoded in a genomic region of Coffea eugenioides isolate CCC68of chromosome 6, Ceug_1.0, whole genome shotgun sequence:
- the LOC113773210 gene encoding calmodulin-binding receptor-like cytoplasmic kinase 3, whose protein sequence is MEFVGRSTSLTITVVVLSLLVLVQLPGLSASGLLIDSNTCGTYHIGYSDDLKERLFYIDGKLVDRNLFCKALKFYQENHCFIRGNARNQHCSLYDSLDELPFRAGRKILKEGVREESMEDHFKTQQMEDKEAKYVILTPKNLAMAAPGVLLLCCGLVCPCFRARRKESSVPVFEKEPNSMDSVSSLEINSVPEKIPPSPLRVPPSPLRVPPSPSRFSMSPKLDRVGSVHLNMSQVVRATQNFSPSLKIGEGGFGTVYKAQLPDGQVVAIKRAKQEYFDTLRTEFRSEVELLAKIDHRNLVKLLGYVDRGNERLIITEYVPNGTLREHLDGLRGKTLDFNQRLEISIDVAHALTYLHLYAEKQIIHRDVKSSNILLTESMRAKVADFGFARQGEMDSDKTHVSTKVKGTVGYLDPEYMKTYQLTSKSDVYSFGILLIEILSGRRPVELKKPAEERVTIRWAFGKYSEGNVYDMLDHQMHETIDREILVKMFGLAIQCAAPTRADRPDMKVVGEELWAIRMDYMRRGRRE, encoded by the exons ATGGAATTTGTGGGCCGTAGTACATCGCTGACCATCACAGTGGTAGTTTTGAGTTTATTGGTGTTGGTGCAGTTGCCAGGACTATCAGCTTCTGGTTTATTAATTGATTCGAATACTTGTGGAACATACCATATTGGCTATTCAGATGATCTTAAAGAGAGATTGTTCTACATTGATGGAAAATTAGTAGATAGAAATTTGTTTTGCAAAGCTCTCAAATTCTATCAAGAGAATCATTGCTTCATTAGGGGAAACGCTAGAAATCAACATTGCAGTTTGTACGATTCATTGG ATGAGCTGCCTTTCAGGGcaggaagaaaaattttgaaggaaGGAGTAAGAGAAGAGTCGATGGAAGATCATTTTAAAACACAGCAAATGGAGGACAAAGAAGCCAAGTATGTCATATTAACCCCAAAAAACTTGGCCATGGCAGCACCTGGAGTTCTTCTTCTTTGCTGTGGCTTAGTTTGTCCTTGCTTTCGtgcaagaagaaaagaaagttctGTTCCTGTATTTGAGAAGGAACCAAATTCAA tgGACTCAGTTTCCTCTTTAGAAATCAATTCAGTTCCCGAAAAAATTCCACCCAGTCCTTTACGGGTGCCACCTAGTCCTCTACGGGTGCCACCTAGTCCTTCTAGGTTTTCAATGTCACCAAAACTTGATAGAGTTGGATCTGTTCATCTAAATATGAGTCAAGTTGTGAGAGCTACCCAAAATTTCTCACCATCATTAAAAATAGGTGAAGGAGGTTTTGGAACGGTTTACAAAGCACAGCTACCTGATGGCCAGGTTGTTGCCATTAAACGTGCTAAGCAG GAGTACTTTGACACCCTACGAACTGAGTTTAGAAGTGAAGTTGAACTACTGGCCAAAATTGATCATCGGAATCTGGTCAAGTTACTTGGTTATGTTGATAGAGGAAATGAGCGCCTTATTATTACAGAATATGTACCAAATGGTACTCTAAGAGAACATCTGGATG GTCTACGAGGCAAAACCTTGGACTTCAATCAGCGACTTGAGATTTCTATTGATGTTGCTCATGCCTTGACGTATCTGCATCTGTATGCAG AGAAGCAAATAATCCACAGAGATGTGAAGTCATCCAATATTCTTCTGACCGAAAGCATGAGAGCCAAAGTTGCCGATTTTGGATTTGCAAGGCAAGGAGAGATGGACTCTGATAAAACACATGTTTCGACTAAGGTTAAAGGAACAGTTGGTTACTTGGATCCAGAATATATGAAGACTTATCAACTCACATCGAAGAGTGATGTATACTCATTCGGGATTCTGTTAATAGAAATTTTATCAGGTCGTCGTCCAGTGGAGTTGAAAAAACCTGCTGAAGAGAGGGTGACAATTAGATGG GCTTTTGGCAAGTATAGTGAAGGAAATGTTTATGACATGCTCGACCATCAAATGCATGAAACAATAGACAGGGAGATACTAGTGAAGATGTTTGGTTTAGCTATCCAGTGCGCAGCACCTACACGAGCTGATCGTCCAGACATGAAGGTAGTGGGAGAGGAATTGTGGGCAATTAGAATGGACTACATGAGAAGGGGAAGGAGGGAGTGA